The DNA window CGACCCGAAAAGCAggataatgaaaaaaatgaccCTGAAAGATACTAAAACTTTACAGGCCGTGCAAGTATTATGTaagccacaaggggggggggggggatcgagCCCAGATGTAAGCCTttcacttagaaaaaaaaagagaatattcTCCCATAAAAGTCAATTTTGTGGCTATTTTTCAGCTATCTACGTTATCTTTGGAGAAAATGAATTGGAAGGAGGGAGAGTCAAGTTATGCTCATGCAATTCAAAAGGGCGCGGATGGGTTGGCTCACTGATGGCCttaaggggagggggtggggttaAGTCGAACAAAATGGCTTTCTTAATACTTAAATGGACGCTAAAGTATTGACAGACGTAAGAGTAAATTGACTTTAGATCAGAGTACCCActttagatgaaaaataaaacacatcaTCGCTCTCATGGTACGAGAAGATTAAAATAACGTTACAGAAGGTTGCcgaaattcactttttttcagaaaagtggacttcatttagacgtatttctgccaaacggaactatatgcattacgacatgagtccagagacccgtaagaatatgtgcacaaccgggctcacgtcataatgctcatagttccgtttgatagaaatagtccATTTATTTCTCTTAAACTGatgttgttttattattttcagtagTCCTCAATTATGTTTTTATGTGGTTGACAGCAGATATTCGGGacgttcatttttttgcataatttttaaacatactAAAGTGGGTATATTTCAACAAAACTTAGGGGAATTTTCCTCCACAGCATATCGAAGAGGAGCGGCACATGAAAGAAAAAGTTATCGTTTACTTCAATGTATAATATATTGCGTTCGAAAAAAAGGATATCCAGTAAGTAATGGTGCAAAACACATTTTTGGACACAATTTTTGAGTTAGGTGCCTACAACAAAAATGTTTTGCTTGCTGAGGGatactttttcaaattctctgtgacagtaaggagtaaaaattgcTTTTGGTCCTCCTGCGATGTTATGGCTTTGTTGAAAGCCGTCAATAATGCCACTGATCTCTCGGCGGCATCATTGACGACTTTCATACTCTTTACGATTTTACAAGCTGCATTATAATTTTCGAGCTGACTCCATTCGGAAGGATGGGAGTTGAGAAAATCCTCAGGGATATTCagtagattaaaaaaattgtgcgtgtttgaagtttcgaaattttccaatgagatgtttttcttccttctcaATAAGTTAATGTCAAGCAATGCTTTCCTTGGAGGACTAGTTGTTGAGCTCTCTTTTTCCATGGCCTTCACCATGCGAAGTTTTGTTTTGAAGGggacccgctcatgaaaacatgCTAAAGCTACCAATTCTTCGGACAGGCACCATAGATGATTGAGTAACTTTTTTAAAGCAACTGTAGAAATAGgaaggtttattttttcataagcCAAAAGACTCGATAACAAATCACAGTCATTTTTTGGCGCCATTACCCCGACGGCGATTGGAACCAATACTTTACGTATACCGGGTGtccataaagtaactgaaaagtgggtataacttttgaacaaaaaaagatagaaggtcgcggtttgtggcattcttcatcatcgaaaaggggaaattttttgatggggggcttttcctggtggacccccctgggggggccccaggggggccaacttcaaaaattcaaatggcaacccccatttttttagacatgattaaaaagaacttaaaaagacaagaaaaatggcgcaaataaaattaaaatcggttatttcgttcaaaagttacagccggtcaaagttttaaattgaccacttttcaaaaaatcgccgatgagctccaaattatcggaaaaacaaaaacaaaccgggaatgaaaagtttgaaaagtgctttttaggaagaggaaaaacaactgacgttgtcacaagtctggatggcattgtttcaaaataaaatttcggaaaattcaacatggcggcaaatttgaggaaacgcaaaaaatgaaaattccagaaactgttatctttcaaataccctctagtgtaaggaaatcaaaggtatcaacttttattcctttatttggccaagtaagagcaataatttgctgacttaaaagttgtcaagcggggcgccttcaatcgttggagtatgcgacatcacaggattaagtgtgctgtcgaaaaatgaagccgatgtgaaaaagcgctcctcctttgggatgctttagaaatgtttgaggtcctcctcctcaaatttaacgagaaaaaagaaaaaaagtaaaatttagcaatttttacccacaaacttggcgagccaaaaaaaaaacatgatttatcttggtggggtaggggcggtggacatttttgacatttctatctctgaaaattaaaaatccaagaataattttaattctctaactcctggcactacaatttggcaaggaggatatctgctacgcttCACCGTGTCACCGATCAGATAGTGCATCAGATGTTACCGAAAAGATTGGTGTCTCAAATCGTAAGGTTGAGACTGTCAATAAGGTAATCTCAATtcagataataatcaagagtaGAACGGCGTCTTCGGAATTGGAAGCGTTGCAGATATCCTCCTTGCCGAACTGGAGTGCCAGGagttagagaattaaaattattcttggatttttaattttcagagatagaaatgtcaaaaatgtccaccgcccctaccccaccaagataaatcatgtttttttttggctcgccaagtttgtgggtaaaaattgctaaattttactttttttcttttttctcgttaaatttgaggaggaggacctcaaacatttctaaagcatcccaaaggaggagcgctttttcacatcggcttcatttttcgacagcacacttaatcctgtgatgtcgcatactccaacgattgaaggcgccccgcttgacaacttttaagtcagcaaattattgctcttacttggccaaataaaggaataaaagttgatacctttgatttccttacactagagggtatttgaaagataacagtttctggaattttcattttttgcgtttcctcaaatttgccgccatgttgaattttccgaaattttattttgaaacaatgccatccagacttgtgacaacgtcagttgtttttcctcttcctaaaaagcacttttcaaacttttcattcccggtttgtttttgtttttccgataatttggagctcatcggcgattttttgaaaagtggtcaatttaaaactttgaccggctgtaacttttgaacgaaataaccgattttaattttatttgcgccatttttcttgtctttttaagttctttttaatcatgtctaaaaaaatgggggttgccatttgaatttttgaagttggcccccctggggccccccaggggggtccaccaggaaaagccccccatcaaaaaatttccccttttcgatgatgaagaatgccacaaaccgcgaccttctatctttttttgttcaaaagttatacccacttttcagttactttatggaCACCCGGTATACAAACAATAAAAGTGCAAATGTCTTTAATATGACCTAACAGTTCTTTGGACATAGTGAATCGTTTCTGAAacatatacatttttaaaatatatagaGCCTTCGCCATCCAGCGGGCATTTGATACTGCTCCAGGTCTTCTGAACCGTACCCCTCTCTCTGGTGTTGCTCCGCAAAATATGATCACAAGTTCAGAAGCTCTCTATAATCTTCTCTATGTTTATGTTTCTAGAAACAAACAATACAAAACAGCATCGATGAATTTGTTATTAAGAATACAGGCCCTCAGCATTACACGTGCGCACAGATGCCTGCACgtaaatacttaaaaaaaagagagaaaattatgaTTGTTAAACTATGGTTGAACCGATGAAACATGACGCACGACTCGTGATTTCCTACTTCCtacaattaaaattaaagaggaagatgttttctaagtaaaaaaaatgacgtcatcaaaagcAACGGGTAAATATTGAACTTGATTGATCGATATACAAGGTCACTTACGTCAATAACGatcttcaaactttaaaaattaaaaaacttggccaaaagaagaaaaaatgttaacGTATTTTAGTGAAAACTCACCGAAAGTTGCTCGAAACAGAAGTTTAAAAGTTCTGTCTTGATAGGCTGCACATTTTCAAGAATGTCAGGGTCGTCTATGGCCGTCGTATAGGTACTTGGATTGATATCCTCCCACTCGTCGCGGAAGTTGGTAAAAATAGGATTTTCAGGTTGGTTCCTCTTGCCTATGCGAGAAGTGACTGCAGCATCGAGAAGGAGTTCAGAAACATGATGTCGACAAGCACAATATAAGAGACGTTTACCTAAGATTCGCTCCGTACAGACACAAGAACCACTTTTAACTCCAGTGTTTGAGGACGTGGTATCAAAGCATATAGATTTGACTTGCTCCTCTATATTCCACTCAAGACAGAATGTCAAGACTCGAGGTAGTTCCAATGAATCCTCTTcaaacaccaaaaataaaatataaaacaccgATATCTTTGTGGTTAGTCGAAAAAGCTCAAACTTTCATAATTATTAATAGTTAAAGAGATATAACGTTGACGTTGACAGTTTGGCAAATTGCCTCAGCTATAAAGATACCTTTGCCAGAAGGCAATGCAGGTACACTTAAAAGTTGATCAATGTTGTGACCTGTGACTAAAATTGGTAATCGGTCAACCTTTTTCTTATCACCCATCAATGGAGGTAAAAGTTTGCCATCTACATGTATTGTGAGTGGCACGTCAGGATTAAAGTTCTTTTGAATTCGTTGAGCAGACTTTTTTCTTAGCTCAGCTCTTCTTCGTCTCACAGATGCCTCGCTAACAGTTAGAGTCTTCACATCAACACCCATTGATTTAGCGGTTTTTGCGATGAGAAAAGTGGCGTTTCGATTGGAGGTTCTCGTGCGATCTAAAGTTGAACTCAATTCCTCGTCTAATATTTGCAACCGCTTTCTCTTAGGCGACTGTAACTTAGACTCAAAAACACTTCCTTGAGATGACGGTTTAGAATCTTTTGAAGACGATCCTGACAATATAGTGTTTTCAGAGTCTCTTAGCATATGCTTCGGCTTTCTGCTTTTGTCTTTCTTCCCGATGAGTACGCTTCTCTTTTTTCATCTGCTTCCGGCTTCCGTGCAGCTTCAAGTTCATTTGACGCAAGATATCTTCTATCAGCATATCCTTCACCTGGTAATTCTTCCTGTAACACTTGTTTATccacctttttttcctttttttgcgagTTTTGATTTTCCCTTCtagctttttctttttcagacaGCAAATGTGGCCTGTCCCCTACGCTCATACACGCTAAAGCATCAGAACTGTCAATTTCAAATAAATGGTGTAAACTGTTCGTAAAAGCTGCTTCATACTTCGACGCATTTTTCATATTTACGATTCGTTGAATATTCCTGTATTCTCGGTACAGCTGtatcactttttttttgcttttgtcCTTTCTTAATGTGGGACTTCGAGCCTTAACCCAAAAAGGTATCACTCTGTCAATGACATTTTCCACACTTTGTGACAGATAATGTTTTTTAACATTAAGTTCTATGCAAGttgcctttcctaccgattttcgaatgtgtttagttcgacaaacccgcgaatcgatcacaaataagccgtgaattgatcgacaaaagccgtgaatcgatcgacaatcccgtgaatcgatcgacaaacctgtgagtcgatcgacgaacctgtgagttgatcgacaaacccgtgaatcgatcgaccaagctgtgagtcgatcgaattacgtcgatcggttcacgttttggttttcgatcgattcatgtcgattgaattgataccggtttttttttttaaattgattgtcACTAATTTCtcgtcaatcgattcacgtttttttctcgattcatgtcgatcgaatcgacaccggtttttaaataatttgtcgatagaatcggtgtcgatcgattcacggttttatttttcggtcgattcttgtcgatcgaatcaacaccctcttaaaaaaaaaaagcgcgtcCAGCCATTTTCGCAGCTCAACAGAAACAGCCGGGCATGTACATGTTCCACGCGAGAGCATTTACTCGATTGCTCGCGTTCGGGAGTAAAGAGTACTGGCACGTTACTCCGAAACGTCTCTGGTCTCGATAATGTTACTCAAATAGAATAATTAAATTTAAGAAGGGATCATGAAAAATTCGACCTTAtgcatctcagttttttttcgctcccccccccccccttttcgaATTTCTTTAAACGTTGTCTATTGACtgctcatacttgagcgcttcttttcccaaactTTCAGACAccgaaaaattttttttttttttgggggggggggggggagtcaaaacctgtgaacctcaatGTTTCTCGAACAAAGAAatatatcgaggtccggtttagACGGAAAATTGTCTAAggttgcatactttaagattctaaggGTCTAAATCCCAAAACCACATTTCTAAGTTAATAGCACgtgtacttttttcagtttttgagccAAGAAAACTTCTTTTAAACAAAGGATTCACAAAGTacgcaatttttaaattaaattttgattgcTCCGAagctgtaaatttaaaaaagtgaatttattGGAAGCATCTGTAATTTcggaactcagcgaccctcaagaatcCCTAGATGTGTATTTTGCATGGTTTGAACATTTAATCTGAGTTATCAACACCCAGATCCGGCTTTGGAACCATAGTTTGGCACGCGAAAATCGGGCGGCGCGCGTAAAGCGGAATCTTCAATCGTCCATAACTCTCGAACCTTTAGGTTTCTCAACTTAATGGACCACTTGTTGGATGCGGAAAAGGACGAACAATCGAGAAAATTGGTTATggttcaaagaaaaaattgtgtactttgTGTAtcctttgtttaaaaaaagttttctgtactcaaaaactgaaaaaagtacatGTGTTTTTAACTTAGAAATGTGGTTTCGGGATTTAGACCCTTAGAATCTTAacgtatgcaattttagacggtTTTACGTTGAAActggacctcgatatctttcttcgttcgagagaccttgaggttcacaggttttttagtcacccccaccccccccccccccaattttttgggtgtctgaaaatttgggaaaagaagcgctcaaatATGAGTAGTCAATAGAAAATGTTTGAAgaactttggggggggggagccgtttttgcatcaagctttCTCTGTGGATGGCCAGCCTATCGACAGACTGGTATAAAAATTATGGCAGAATAGCAGTAGAACAGGAACGGATTTTGTCCCGCCTCAAAGTTTCTGCCGGCCGTGTGGCACGTAAGTTTGATTAAAATGTAGGTggacttttttttctagtgatctACCACACAactacataggttgtcccaaaagtactgcacgtttttttttattatttattttttttttttttgacgtacggtagcagatatcaaaatgcggtttgtgtagtcttaaagaccgagCAATTgccgataaaacaagacaaatccgagctctcaaagtcaaaaaatgaccaagttacagtgttttgaaaatgacttgtagaggtgacccctacaggatttttagcttcttttctggaaaaaaactaaaatttgatttatcaaaaattctacagagaaatcgtcGCGATCGAATGAGGGTGGCAACATGATATTAGCCCGGACCTTGCACCCTGCGATTTTTTGGTATTCCCTACGTTGAAAAAGGGCTTAAGAGGCAGGAAGCTTACCTCCATCAATGAGATaaaaagagctgttgaaactttcttaaagaacatcaggcaagaagaattcgaaaaaacatgtttgaagaagtagtgggaagaacggttgcggcgctgtgtggcaagtgatggaaggtattttgagaaggaaactaGTGTCCAGTCGTCCAGTGAAGAAGAATAAATGCtagtaatcttggtaagattctGTAAAATAGGTTTAATAAAACCACTTggatctttaattttttgctttctttttccagaaaagaagctaaaaatcctgtaggggtcacctctacaagtcattttcaaaacactgtaacttggtcattttttgatttAGAGAGCTCGggtttgtcttgttttatcagtaattgctcggtctttaagactacacaaaccgcattttgatatccaCTACCgttcgtcaaaaaaaaaaaaaaaaaaaaaaaaaaaaaaaaaaacgtgcagtacttttgggacaacctatgtagaTAGAAAATCATACCAGCCACGGGCAATtccataatttatttattttttttttgagggggggaggggggagaaatGTAGTACAAAATCAACGATATTCGAGAATTAGCCGAACGTACGTTACACGGCGACGACCTTGATGTTCTAATTCATGTATCATAGCTGCATAGGTCGGGCTCTGAAACTATTGTGCGCCGCGTGGTGCGGTGCGGTATGACCCGGGAAGTGCCCCAGTTTCACCTGGTGGTTGGATGTGCGGCGCAGCGCTTTACCGGTTGCAGAGGAGGCAGGACTGCCGGCAGATCTTGGATACCCCCTCCAAGGTTAGCCCGTATCGATTTGTCTTCCCCTCTACAAGGCGGGTTGCGGGCT is part of the Bemisia tabaci chromosome 1, PGI_BMITA_v3 genome and encodes:
- the LOC140226074 gene encoding LOW QUALITY PROTEIN: uncharacterized protein (The sequence of the model RefSeq protein was modified relative to this genomic sequence to represent the inferred CDS: inserted 1 base in 1 codon), yielding MLRDSENTILSGSSSKDSKPSSQGSVFESKLQSPKRKRLQILDEELSSTLDRTRTSNRNATFLIAKTAKSMGVDVKTLTVSEASVRRRRAELRKKSAQRIQKNFNPDVPLTIHVDGKLLPPLMGDKKKVDRLPILVTGHNIDQLLSVPALPSGKGIFIAEAICQTVNVNWNIEEQVKSICFDTTSSNTGVKSGSCVCTERILGKRLLYCACRHHVSELLLDAAVTSRIGKRNQPENPIFTNFRDEWEDINPSTYTTAIDDPDILENVQPIKTELLNFCFEQLSVSKHKHREDYRELXELVIIFCGATPERGVRFRRPGAVSNARWMAKALYILKMYMFQKRFTMSKELLGHIKDICTFIVCIPGVHKVTEKWYLFLFKSYTHFSVTLWTPGIRKVLVPIAVGVMAPKNDCDLLSSLLAYEKINLPISTVALKKLLNHLWCLSEELVALACFHERVPFKTKLRMVKAMEKESSTTSPPRKALLDINLLRRKKNISLENFETSNTHNFFNLLNIPEDFLNSHPSEWSQLENYNAACKIVKSMKVVNDAAERSVALLTAFNKAITSQEDQKQFLLLTVTENLKKYPSASKTFLL